The DNA window ATTCCCTCAAAAAGTGCAAGAAACCCTAAAAATAATGGAAAATGAGGGTGTGGAATTAGCGTTTGATTTTGATAATTTTGAGAGTTTAAAATCTGAAGAAATTGAATATGCATATGTGGCCCCAACTGTGCCTCTGAATGCTCCGGTATGGGAGTTTTTAGCTGAGAAGAATATTGAGGTGTTGAGCAACGAATATATTTCAGATATCATCAATAAACAGCTTGAAATTGATACAATTGGGATAACAGGAACACTTGGAAAAACTAGCACAACCCACACAGTGGCAGAAATTTTCAGAGCTGCAGGTTACAATGTTTGGTCGTGTTCTTCAAGGATGGGAAACCTGTTGAGCGAAGTGATTGTTGATGGAATAGTTAATGGACTTCATAAAAGCAACGATGTTGCCGTGCTTGAACTGCCCCATGGAACATCCAGGTTGATGTCCAAGGTGGAGCTCAAAGTGGGAATCATAACCAACATCTTTCCAGATCATCTTGACGAGTTCGATTATTCAATGGAGAAGTATGTTGAAAGGAAATTATTCATCACCCAATCCAGTGAAATTCTTATTTCAGGTATTCAATGCAAGGAAAACATAGAATCATTCAGGGACGATGTCATTTACTACTGTCATGAGCATGAGCTTTGCAAGGTTCAGGGAACTTTGGAAAATGGTCTGCTCAATATAAATTACAACATTCCAGAATTGGGATTGGAAGGTAATTTCAACACCCCATTCAAACTCAGGGGATACTACTTCGATAATTCCATTGGAGCTGCAGCAGCAGCGCTTGCATACGGAATCAGCGAAGAATCTATAAAAAAGGGGTTATCTAATTTTAAAGGTATTGAAGGACATATGGAATACATTGGAAATTATAAGGACAGGGAAGTTCATTTTGATGCCGCCTTTGTACCTGCAGGACTTATAAATACCCTTGAAAGCTTTGATAGCGAGAATTTAGTTGTGGTGGTGGATAACCCTGACAGCACCAATCCTCGGGACAAGGTTAAGGTGGGTGAAGTCATTGGCAAATATGCTAAGGTAATAATCTGCAGCGGATACAACGAAACAACTAAAAAGTTTGATGTGAAAGCAGCAAACGATGTTATTAAGGGGGCTCAAAAATCACCGGCTATAAAGTTAGCGACCGAAGACATGTTTGTTGCAGGAGAACTCGCAATCAAACACTCAGAACCAGGTGATATTGTAGTCCATGTTGGGCCTGGAGCCATCACCAACTACGATGATCTCAAATTTAAAATGATGTCAGGCATTAAAGAAGGGTGTAAAAAATATGATTAACTCTGAAAACAGGCAGAAACCTGTTTACGGTGTGGTAGGAATCTGTGGAGTTGTTGGAAACCTAGTTTCCAGGATGTTGATGGACAAAAAATTCAGGGTTATGGGAACAGATATGAGCCCGGCCAAAGGATGCACATTTTTGTACACACTCGAAGATTATGATTTTCCCAAATTCCTAGAAAACCATCCCGAATCATTTTTTAGTGATTCAGACATCATCATACCGCCACCCAGCCTAGGTGAAGATTCAGAGTTATTCAAGCTAATTTCAGAACATGGCAATGATGTTATGACTGTGGATGATTGTTTAAACCAGTTTAAACCAGATAAACCAGTTCTGTGTGTCAGTGGAACCAATGGAAAAACAACCACCACAACGCTGCTTAAACATATATGCCGAACTATGGACCTTAAACCAACGGAACATGGTTTCATCAAACTTCAAGGAAACATAGATTACATTCCTCCACTGCAGGCCAGGTTGAAGGGAGATGTTGCAGTTCTTGAAACAGGAACCTTTGGAAACACTGGTGACCTGGAAATTATGATGAAACGCTGCGAACCTGATTGTGGTGTTTTAACAAATATTAACCCCGACCATCTGGATAAAACCCATGATTTTATTAACTACGCCCGGATCAAAGGAGAATTTGTGGACTACTTCCAGAAGAAGAAACTCATCATCAACTCAGACGATCCAACAGTGTGGGGTTTGATAAAAAACCCAGATTCTGTGATAAAGTTTGGAGTGGATACAACGACTGAAGATGTGGGTTACAAGGAATGCTGGTGTGGTAATGAAATTGAGATCAACGAAACAATAACAGGATCAGGCTACTACCAATGTGAATGTGGACTCAAACGTCCCGAACCAGATTACCTTGCATTTGATGTTGAAGAATCTGAGGGAAGGTTCAAACTCAAAACACCAGATTCTGTTTTTGAAGTGAAAATGAAGCTCATCGGACTTCACAATGTTTACAATGTCACAGGTGCAATTGTGGCTGCAAGGGAATATTTCAACCTGCCCATGGACAAAATTCTCACTGCAGTTGAAACCTTTGAAGGGGTTTCCGGAAGAATTGAACATCTCTTCACCCATGAAGAAATGGAAGTTATCCTCGATTATGGACACAACCCCGCAGGAATTGAAACTGTTTTAAGAGAGCTTAAAAAGGTTTATGAAACCATAACAGTAGTTTTAACAGTTTCTTCCGAATCAGGTGAACATGGAGACGTGGAAATATTTGATAAAGTGTTGAAGTTTGGAGATTTCATAGTTCCAGCATCCCATGCATCCAGAGTAGTTGCAGAAACCAAGGTTGAAGAAATTGAATCTGGAAAAATTGTGCTGACAAGTGAATCCGTGGTTAAATTCGATAAAACTGGAACACTCGGCGCAAGTTCAGACCAAGTGTTAGATGGGATGAAAACTGGTTTGAAATGTAAATCTTCAGCATTAATATGTCTTGGAGAAGCCGCATTCAAGTATAAAAAATCAATTTTAGAATTGAAATAGTTTCTATGAAAAAAAATAATTACATTATGGCATAGTTTTAAATCTTTTAAAAATAATCTAATTAGATCAGATAAGATCAATAAACATATTAAATATTATAATTTCATATTTCAATGCACTGAAGGTGAATTAGAATGTTCATAAAAATTAGGAGAGATACCTTAATAATTTTATTACTGGCATTCCTGCTTATATTTTCAGGGAGGGTCATGACTTACATGTCATATGCCTCATCAACCACCTCTGATCAGGGAGTTCCAATTTCTGGTGTGATTGTTAAGGGTAACGATATTGTGCCATTAGATTCTATTAAAAATAGTATGGCAAATGTTGGTTTTAGATCAGGCAGTTACATCCAGGGAGATACTTTAGTCACGTCTAAGCGGCAAGTTCCCTTGAATGAAGCCATAGATAATGCTAAGCAAGCTGTTATGCTGACAACGATACCAGGAACGCAGATCACGCCAATTGTTGCGGCCGATGTAGAAGTGGATAATTCAACAGGAATTGTTACAGTGAACGTGATTGAAGACTTCTCAAACATATACATAAAAGGGCTGAATGGAACATATTAAGGGGCTGAAATTCATGAAGAGATCAAATTTAGTCGGAATTTTACTGTTCCTAATGACGGTCGGTATGTTGGTTCACACCTCTGCCGCTACAATGAACGTTGTTGTTATAACAGACCCTACAGGACAGGATCCAAACGGTGCTGCAGCAGGAAGTCAGTCCTGGGCAGAAAACATGTTCCAGTCCACATTCATCCTTTCAAAAGAAAAACATTTCTGTGTTCTCTCGGGTGGTGAGGGTAACGAAACCCCAAGGCTCGGTGCTATTGTGTCAGCTGTGAACAACCTTGAAAATGGAGGAACAGCAGCTTCTGCAGCAACACTTGCAAATGGATTTTCAGGTATTAGGATCATGACTGGAGGACCTACCATCGGTGCTGCTGTCGGAGGATACTTCTTAGCATACGTTGTGGTTGTTTCAGATAACGGTACCATCACCATAACTCCCTACAATGGAGGTTTAGCAGTTCTACCCCCCGGAACTAAGGGAGCTATTATTCACCTGAGAAACACTCCAGGTAACCCTCAGTACGGTACTGCAGATGCTGTGCGTCTACAAACAGCGGAAATGATGGGCCAAATGATACGGGATGGTTATCCTGCCACAGATGTGGTTGCAGCTGCATTTAAAAATGTTGCAATAAACGCCGGTGAAAAACATGGTGGAGGTGCTTTAAACCTTGTTTCTGGTATAACAACTGGGGACATGTTCACACCTACCGAATTAAACACCACTGGTTTTTCAATGGATCAACCCTACAGTAAGATCAGTGATAATGGTTGGAGTGTGGCGTATCCTGAGGCTGCGAATTATGAAGTCAGTCCAATTGATGGATCAAATCTTACAACGGTTTACGCATATCAAGCACTGCAAAATGCCATAACAGTGGATTCAAACACAACATCGGTAGCTGTTTATGGTACAGATGCACCGGGAGTTGCTTCAACAACCCAAGAAATAGTTCAGGCATCTGTTTCAAAACATGGTTTTAGTGGAACACAAATTGCAAAGGATATCAACAGCGCAATTTCAAATGGATTGCTAGTTGGGGTAAACAATGTTGAAGCCAGTGATATCAATGTGAATCAAAATCAAAAAGCTGTTGGTGTGTATTTCAAGGCACTGCCAGATGACAGATCATCCCCACCATGGAACCTACCAATAAGCTCAAACATACTGAACCTGTTGGGAAACATGCAAACTGCCATAGGAATAATTCTGGTGATACTGGTGTTGTTTAGAAGCACGTTAATATCATCCTTCCTAAAGAAGTAGTAAAAAAATGCGGAATAAATGATGAATTTATTCCATTTAAATTATTTTTAATTAAAAGATTTTTTATAGGAGAAATTTTTATGGCATTAATTTTAATAAGAGCAGAAGACCAAAGTAAACTTTTAAACACCCTCGCAGATATCGAGAGACATGCTGGCCTGAAAATTAGTGGTAAACCCAGGATCATGGATTCAAAAAAGGCAGATAACATAGCAACTAAAATTTTGAAACAAAAGATAAGATCCAGATCAGCCATAGCAGTTCTTGTGAAGGTGGTTGACGACACAACCAAGAGCATAGTTCACATCAGAAAAATACATCCACCAGCACATGTAGTGGTCATAAGCGAGGAATATGCGGAATTTAAAGAATTAGAAGCTAATTTCAATAAATTAAGTCCCCTGAGAGGATATTATTCCCATAAGAGTGAAAAATCTTCTGATTCTAAAAAAGAAGATTGAATTGATAATTCAACATTAAAAAAAAAAATTATTTAAGAAAAATAGGGTAAAGTTAGTTCTTTTTTATTCTAGCAATATCCCCTATTGTTGCTTCTCTAACCTTTGCATGAGCCAGTTCATCCATTGCTGTCCCATCATTCTTTTCTATAAGAACCACTTTCAGTGTTTTCTCGAGTTTCTTTGCAAGTTTAATATCTGGAACCATTTTACCGGATTCTATTCTGCTTATGACTGAAGCCTTTTCATACAGCTTTTCACCAAGTTCTTCACGAGACCAACCCTTTTTTTCACGGGCATTACGCACTAACTGATTGAAATTTTCAATAACTTCCTCGGTAGGTTCCTGTGGTCGTGAAGTTCTTCTGGTCCCACTAGAACCCCTTGGAGCTCCTCTTCTCTTTGGTTTAGGAGGTTCTTTTTGAACTTTACCAAACTTTGAGCATTCTTTACAAGTAAGCATGATTGAACCATCAATTTTAGTTTTCAATGGTTCTTCAACTAGTTTTTTTCCACATATCTCGCATCTCATGACGATCCCTTTAACTTGTAATCATTGTTACATACATAAATCCCACATCTAAAAAGTTCAGATGTAAATTGAGGATTATGTTACTAAGTGTTTTTTAACTATTTTTTTATGGAATATCTATTTTAAAGTTTTGGACATTTGAAGTTTTGGAGACTACAATAAATGAGTGGTTCCTCATTTGATATCAAACTATTCTTCCAACATGATCACCCATGATAAATTGACAAAACAGGTTCTTGTGAATTAAAGAAAATTGTTTTCAACTGTTTGGATGCTTAAATTAACTAGCTTTAACCAGGGTCATATCATAAGGGTTTTCCGCAATTCTAGAACCATGAGTTTTATTTGGTTTAAACCAAAATATTAATTTGTTTGGGCCTTAAATTTTCTTTCAATACCATAGTTTCAAATAGGGTTAGATTGGGATATATATAATAAATACAAAACATAAATCCCAATTTCTATGGGCAGAACAAACGGTTTAACAAAGTTTAGTGAGGTAATTAAAAACCTCCACGAACCTTTAAATAATATTAAGGACAATAAATCCATAAATAATTAAACAATTATTTTTTTTAATAAAAGTTAGGAGTGAGCGAGGATCATGGAAAACATGTCCCCAAATGTACTGAAAAAAATTGAAGACCTTAAAAAGGAGATAAAAATCCTTAAAGAGGACAACACCAAAACCAAACGTAACCTTATGTGGAAGGTTAGAAAACTTGAAAAGGATAAGGTCCTCATTGAAAATGAAAAAATGAGGCTCGATAGGGAGGTCAAATCTCTCAGGGGCGAAATTGAAAGATTCAGATCACCACCTTTAGTTATTGCAACAGTAACTGAAGTATTAGACGACGGGAGAGTTGTGGTTAAAAGCAGCACAGGCCCTAATTTTGTTATTGGATATTCAAGATTCTTAGATGAAAAGTCACTTGAACCTGGGGTTCGTGTGGCTCTTAACCAGCAGACATTTAGCATAGTGCATGTACTGCCATCAGAAAAGGACCCACTAGTTACAGGTATGGAAGTTGATGAAAAACCAGATGTTGAGTATGCTCAAATAGGTGGATTAGAGGAACAGGTCGTTGAGATCAAAGAAACTGTTGAACTTCCACTTAAAAAACCAGAGCTGTTCACCAACATTGGTATCGAACCTCCGAAGGGAGTTCTACTTTACGGACCTCCAGGAACTGGAAAAACTTTACTTGCCAAGGCAGTTGCCCACGAAACCAATGCAACCTTCATAAAAATTGTTGCATCTGAATTCGTTAAAAAATACATTGGTGAAGGTGCCAGACTTGTTAGGGGTGTTTTCGAACTTGCAAAGGAAAAATCACCGAGTATCATTTTCATCGATGAGATAGATGCTATAGCAGCCAAAAGACTGAAAAGTTCCACCAGTGGAGACAGAGAGGTTCAGAGAACTCTTATGCAGTTACTAGCAGAGATGGACGGATTTGAAGGTAGGGGTGATGTTGGAATTGTTGCAGCAACCAACAGACCGGACATATTAGACCCTGCACTTTTAAGACCTGGTCGTTTCGATAGATTCATCGAAGTTCCTATTCCAAACGAGGACGGCAGAATGGAAATACTCAAAATCCACACCAAAAATATGTCCCTAGATGAAGATGTGGACGTTAGACTTGTTGCATCACTTTCAGAGGGTGCTTCAGGTGCGGATCTTAAGGCCATCTGTACAGAATCCGGTATGTTCGCAATAAGAGAAGAAAGAACAACCGTTACAATGAACGATTTCATGGACGCTATTGATAAAATAGTGGGTATGGAACACGACGAAGAGATGAAAAAAGAAGCAGGCGTAATGTTTGGATGATCCAGTGAATAACTGGATTTTTTCAAAATTTTTTTTAAAGTATTATACGTATAATTTGCGACTCATTTAATCTATTATACCAATTGTTAATTATTAGAAAAGGAAAAATAATTGTATTAATCATAAGCTGGCCTGTGATGAACCCTATGAGCTCTGATCAATGATGACTGATGGGCGATCTGAGGCTTGCACATTTACTCATTTTAGTGGGCTAGAAAAAATTATTCAACCTAAATTAGATTTAAACCTTTTTACTTCGTTGATCAATTCAGGAATATCTGAGTAAACCTTAGATTTTTTGAGTTGTTTAATTTCTGGCCTTTTAACCATTACAACCGGGATTTCAAGTTGGGATGCTGCTTCTAATTTAGATAATGTTCCTCCAGATTCTCCGCTTTCCTTGGTTATTACCACGTTCACGTTGAATTCTTCCATGAGTGCCCTGTTAAAGTCTGATGAGAATGTTCCCTGCATTGCAACGATATTTTCACTCGGAATTCCCAGTTCAAGACATTTGTTTATGGAGTAAACAGCTGGAAGCACCCTTACAATAATTGAATGTGCTGAGATCTTTTCTAACACCTGCGGAAGTGTGGATACACCTGCAAGATGCATTATCCTCCCATTTTTTGTTTTGGAAACTAGTTCAGATGCAGTTTTGGAAGCTTCCTTAAAATCTTTCACAACATGGATGCCTTTGATTGTATGGTGCTGGGTTGCGGGTCTTTCAAATCTGAGGTACTCAATTTTTGCACTGTTAGCTGCGTCTAGAGCAGTTTCTGTTGCTTGGGATGCGAATGGATGTGTGGCATCAAGGAGAAGATCTATTTCTTTTTGTTGAATAAGTTCAACCATGGCTTCAACTCCCAGCCCACCCACCTTTACTTCATCGGCACCTGCATCAGATGCAAGTTTCGCACCGTAACTGGTTGTTGTTGTTGCGGTGATCACAGTATCATCAATGGCATGAAGATAGTTGATTATCTTGACTGCATCTGATGTACCAGACATCACCATAACATTCATTTTATCACCTTTTCACTCACGAACTCTGAAATGAATATTGTCAAGGCAACGCACACAATCATGAGCCAATCCAAACCAGTGATGGCGGTTGTTTTGAATATGTGCTGGAGGAATGGAACGTAGATGGCACACACCTGTAAAAGGAAAGATGCTGCAACTGCTATGAGTAGGGTTTTGTTTGGAAGTTTGCCCTTGGCCTTGCAGTTGAATACATTGAATATCTGATACATGACAAACACTGTGAATGCAACTGTCATGGCTTCTATGGTTGTTGCACCGCTGTTGAGTTTGTAGGTGTACAGAAGAAGGGTTCCTATGCTCATTACTACGCCTGCAATGGCCATTCTAATGAGGTTTCTTCTTGAGATGATGTTGCCGGTTGTTGGTGGTCTTTCCATGACATCGGGTTCTGATGGTTCAACACCCAGTGACTGGGCTGGAGGACCGTCCATTATTATGTTTATCCACAAAATCTGGATTGGATTGAATGGTATTGGTAAGTTCATTAATGAGGCCGAGGTTATGGTGAGTATGGCACCTATGTTGGTTGACAGTTGGAATTTAACGAATCTTTTTATGTTGTCAAATATGGTACGTCCCTCTTCCACAGCATCCACTATGGTTGCAAAGTTATCGTCTTGAAGCAGCATGTCACTAGATTCCTTTGCAACATCTGTACCTGAACCCATGGCCACACCAATAGCAGCCCTTTTGAGAGCAGGAGCATCATTCACACCATCTCCAGTCATGGCCACTACTTGTCCTCTGGATTTAAGGGCCTCCACAATTCTCACCTTCTGTTCTGGAAATACCCTTGCGTAAACATTTACAGTGTTCACAACTTCCCTGAACTCATCATCACTAATTTTTTCAAGTTCCGGTCCTGTTAAAACCTTTCCATCTTTAAGAATTCCAAGTTCTGAAGCAATTGCAGCTGCAGTGTCTTTGTTGTCACCTGTGATCATGACCACATTTATTCCTGCCTTTTCACACTGTTCAACTGCTATCTTAGCTTCTTGCCTCGGAGGATCCATCATTCCAACCATTCCAACGTAGATCAGATCCTCCTCCAATGAATTGTTACCCTCTAAATCCTCTGAATCATCCATGATCCGGTAGGCCATTGCAATAACTCTCAATGCCTTGGAGGTCATGGTTTTAAGTTCATCCATGGCTTGAGATTTATTTTCTGTTGTTAAGTCTTGGACTTCTCCATTCTCTTCTAGGTAGTTGGATTTTTCCAAGATGATCTCAGGGGCTCCCTTAACAAGTACGTACCTCTTATTTTGGAAGTTGTTCACCGTGGTCATTCTTTTTCTTTCACTGTCCAGGGGCAGTTCATAGAGACGTTCATGTGTTTTTTCAAGTTCTTCCCGTTTGTAGCCATTTTCCTCAGCATACAACAGTATTGCCCCATCTGTTGGATCACCAATGATCTTTCCCTCGGAGATATGGGAATTGTTACAAAGTGCAGATATGGTTAAAGCCATTTCAGACGATTTAATACTGGTTTCACGCACAGTCATCTTGTTCTTGGTTAGGGTTCCTGTTTTATCTGTACATATGGTGGTACACGATCCCAGGGTTTCCACTGCAAGGAGTTTGCGTACAACAGCATTTCTTCGGGCCATTCTCTGCATTCCAAGTGCGAGTGTGAGGGTTAATATTGCAGGTAATCCCTCTGGAACTGCTGCAACTGCCAATGAAACTGCTGTCATGAAATTTTCAACTATTGGCACTCCCTTGAAGAATTGGAGTGCAAATATTCCAGTACAAACAACCAGGGCAATGAGTCCCATTAATTTGCCAAGGCCATGTATCCTGTCTTGGAGTGGTGTTTTCTCATCCTCGACCTGGATCATTTCAGCAATTCTTCCAATGGCAGTGTTCATTCCAACCTCTACAACAACTCCCCTTCCCCTTCCCTTGGATACGTAGGTATCCATGAATGCTAGGTTTGAAGTTTCATCCTCTGAAACGGTGTTTTCAACTTTGTTGGATGGTTTTGATTCTCCTGTGAGTGCAGATTCATCCACCATTAAATCATGGGCTTCTAACATCCTGATGTCTGCAGGTATGCTGTCACCCTCTTCAATGATCACAACGTCACCAACTGTGAGTTGGTTGGCATCTACGCTCTGAACTTCACCGTCCCTCACCACAACTGCAGTTACAGTGGTCATGTTTTTCAGTTGTGCCATGGCATTTTCGGCCCTGTTTTCCTGTACAAATCCTATAACTGCATTTAAAACAACTACTAAAAGAATAACTGCTGCATCTGTTGTGTCTCCTATGAATGCTGCGGCTATGGCCGCCACAATAAGTAGTATGATTAGGAAGTCCTTGAATTGGTTGAAAAATTTGGTTATTGGACCTGCCTTTTCTTCCTCAACAAGTTCGTTCTTCCCGTATTTAGCCATTCTATCGGGTATTTCATCGGATTTTAACCCATTGTAATCTGATTTTACCATATCTAGGGTTTCTTCCGTTGTTTTAATCTGCCATTTCATTATTACACTTCTTGTAAAATATTGCTGTTTTGTAATTTATGAGTTTAAATTTTTTATCGTTCAAAAAAGATTCTGTTAAAAAGGGTTTTATAATAATATCTGCACCCACAGTATCAGCTACTGTTTTTATAGGCTTTTGAAGTTCTTCTGGAGGCCTTATTGAGTAGATAAGCGAAGCACCCCTGTATATTTCCAAGTCTGGATCGTTGATATCATCTACCGTCACCGTTGGATGGTAAGGTTTAATATCTGTCATGATGATATCCATGTTAAGATGTTCTTGCAGTGTGAGGGCAACCCTTGGGAAATTTCCCATACCGACCTCAACTATCTTTGAAGCATCTTTGTAATTTGTAATGATGTATTCTGAAAAATCTTTCCACATTTTTATCACTTTTATTGGAGAAATTTATGATAATAAGAGAATTTAAACGTCAGGACATAAAAAGAGTCCTAGAAATTGAGAAGGCATCCTTCAATGATCCCTACCCTCCAAACATTCTCATTGATATTTACAATTTAGGTGCTGGATTTCTAGTTGCCCAGGAAAATAATAGGATTGTAGGGTATATTATATTTTGGATCAAATATGAAGATGAAGGCCATATCATTTCAATTGCTGTGGATAAAAATTTCAGAAGACTTGAGGTTGGTACCAAACTTGTGGAAGCCAGCATAGAATCCTTCAAAAAATTCAGTGTAAAGATACTGAAACTCGAGGTAAGGGTAGGAAATACAGGTGCCAGAAAATTCTATTCTAAAATTGGATTCAAGGAATATAAGGTTGTTGAAGATTACTACGAAGATTTAGAAGACGCTGTAATCATGACCAAACCCATGAAGTAGTACCTTAATTTGGGTGAAGTTTCATGCAAATAATCTTATTACTGCAATGAAAATAATATTTTATTAACTACACTATGGGATAACTATACTCATAATAAAAAATCTAATTA is part of the Methanobacterium lacus genome and encodes:
- a CDS encoding UPF0146 family protein, whose amino-acid sequence is MWKDFSEYIITNYKDASKIVEVGMGNFPRVALTLQEHLNMDIIMTDIKPYHPTVTVDDINDPDLEIYRGASLIYSIRPPEELQKPIKTVADTVGADIIIKPFLTESFLNDKKFKLINYKTAIFYKKCNNEMAD
- a CDS encoding DUF356 domain-containing protein; its protein translation is MALILIRAEDQSKLLNTLADIERHAGLKISGKPRIMDSKKADNIATKILKQKIRSRSAIAVLVKVVDDTTKSIVHIRKIHPPAHVVVISEEYAEFKELEANFNKLSPLRGYYSHKSEKSSDSKKED
- a CDS encoding Mur ligase family protein, with translation MINSENRQKPVYGVVGICGVVGNLVSRMLMDKKFRVMGTDMSPAKGCTFLYTLEDYDFPKFLENHPESFFSDSDIIIPPPSLGEDSELFKLISEHGNDVMTVDDCLNQFKPDKPVLCVSGTNGKTTTTTLLKHICRTMDLKPTEHGFIKLQGNIDYIPPLQARLKGDVAVLETGTFGNTGDLEIMMKRCEPDCGVLTNINPDHLDKTHDFINYARIKGEFVDYFQKKKLIINSDDPTVWGLIKNPDSVIKFGVDTTTEDVGYKECWCGNEIEINETITGSGYYQCECGLKRPEPDYLAFDVEESEGRFKLKTPDSVFEVKMKLIGLHNVYNVTGAIVAAREYFNLPMDKILTAVETFEGVSGRIEHLFTHEEMEVILDYGHNPAGIETVLRELKKVYETITVVLTVSSESGEHGDVEIFDKVLKFGDFIVPASHASRVVAETKVEEIESGKIVLTSESVVKFDKTGTLGASSDQVLDGMKTGLKCKSSALICLGEAAFKYKKSILELK
- a CDS encoding multiprotein bridging factor aMBF1, translated to MRCEICGKKLVEEPLKTKIDGSIMLTCKECSKFGKVQKEPPKPKRRGAPRGSSGTRRTSRPQEPTEEVIENFNQLVRNAREKKGWSREELGEKLYEKASVISRIESGKMVPDIKLAKKLEKTLKVVLIEKNDGTAMDELAHAKVREATIGDIARIKKN
- the rimI gene encoding ribosomal protein S18-alanine N-acetyltransferase; the protein is MIIREFKRQDIKRVLEIEKASFNDPYPPNILIDIYNLGAGFLVAQENNRIVGYIIFWIKYEDEGHIISIAVDKNFRRLEVGTKLVEASIESFKKFSVKILKLEVRVGNTGARKFYSKIGFKEYKVVEDYYEDLEDAVIMTKPMK
- the cobK gene encoding precorrin-6A reductase; translated protein: MNVMVMSGTSDAVKIINYLHAIDDTVITATTTTSYGAKLASDAGADEVKVGGLGVEAMVELIQQKEIDLLLDATHPFASQATETALDAANSAKIEYLRFERPATQHHTIKGIHVVKDFKEASKTASELVSKTKNGRIMHLAGVSTLPQVLEKISAHSIIVRVLPAVYSINKCLELGIPSENIVAMQGTFSSDFNRALMEEFNVNVVITKESGESGGTLSKLEAASQLEIPVVMVKRPEIKQLKKSKVYSDIPELINEVKRFKSNLG
- a CDS encoding Mur ligase family protein codes for the protein MKCLVIGAGNAGRPVARILNYVGNSILMTDRKKMNEFPQKVQETLKIMENEGVELAFDFDNFESLKSEEIEYAYVAPTVPLNAPVWEFLAEKNIEVLSNEYISDIINKQLEIDTIGITGTLGKTSTTHTVAEIFRAAGYNVWSCSSRMGNLLSEVIVDGIVNGLHKSNDVAVLELPHGTSRLMSKVELKVGIITNIFPDHLDEFDYSMEKYVERKLFITQSSEILISGIQCKENIESFRDDVIYYCHEHELCKVQGTLENGLLNINYNIPELGLEGNFNTPFKLRGYYFDNSIGAAAAALAYGISEESIKKGLSNFKGIEGHMEYIGNYKDREVHFDAAFVPAGLINTLESFDSENLVVVVDNPDSTNPRDKVKVGEVIGKYAKVIICSGYNETTKKFDVKAANDVIKGAQKSPAIKLATEDMFVAGELAIKHSEPGDIVVHVGPGAITNYDDLKFKMMSGIKEGCKKYD
- a CDS encoding proteasome-activating nucleotidase, translating into MENMSPNVLKKIEDLKKEIKILKEDNTKTKRNLMWKVRKLEKDKVLIENEKMRLDREVKSLRGEIERFRSPPLVIATVTEVLDDGRVVVKSSTGPNFVIGYSRFLDEKSLEPGVRVALNQQTFSIVHVLPSEKDPLVTGMEVDEKPDVEYAQIGGLEEQVVEIKETVELPLKKPELFTNIGIEPPKGVLLYGPPGTGKTLLAKAVAHETNATFIKIVASEFVKKYIGEGARLVRGVFELAKEKSPSIIFIDEIDAIAAKRLKSSTSGDREVQRTLMQLLAEMDGFEGRGDVGIVAATNRPDILDPALLRPGRFDRFIEVPIPNEDGRMEILKIHTKNMSLDEDVDVRLVASLSEGASGADLKAICTESGMFAIREERTTVTMNDFMDAIDKIVGMEHDEEMKKEAGVMFG
- a CDS encoding calcium-translocating P-type ATPase, PMCA-type, yielding MKWQIKTTEETLDMVKSDYNGLKSDEIPDRMAKYGKNELVEEEKAGPITKFFNQFKDFLIILLIVAAIAAAFIGDTTDAAVILLVVVLNAVIGFVQENRAENAMAQLKNMTTVTAVVVRDGEVQSVDANQLTVGDVVIIEEGDSIPADIRMLEAHDLMVDESALTGESKPSNKVENTVSEDETSNLAFMDTYVSKGRGRGVVVEVGMNTAIGRIAEMIQVEDEKTPLQDRIHGLGKLMGLIALVVCTGIFALQFFKGVPIVENFMTAVSLAVAAVPEGLPAILTLTLALGMQRMARRNAVVRKLLAVETLGSCTTICTDKTGTLTKNKMTVRETSIKSSEMALTISALCNNSHISEGKIIGDPTDGAILLYAEENGYKREELEKTHERLYELPLDSERKRMTTVNNFQNKRYVLVKGAPEIILEKSNYLEENGEVQDLTTENKSQAMDELKTMTSKALRVIAMAYRIMDDSEDLEGNNSLEEDLIYVGMVGMMDPPRQEAKIAVEQCEKAGINVVMITGDNKDTAAAIASELGILKDGKVLTGPELEKISDDEFREVVNTVNVYARVFPEQKVRIVEALKSRGQVVAMTGDGVNDAPALKRAAIGVAMGSGTDVAKESSDMLLQDDNFATIVDAVEEGRTIFDNIKRFVKFQLSTNIGAILTITSASLMNLPIPFNPIQILWINIIMDGPPAQSLGVEPSEPDVMERPPTTGNIISRRNLIRMAIAGVVMSIGTLLLYTYKLNSGATTIEAMTVAFTVFVMYQIFNVFNCKAKGKLPNKTLLIAVAASFLLQVCAIYVPFLQHIFKTTAITGLDWLMIVCVALTIFISEFVSEKVIK